Genomic DNA from Halomonas sp. BDJS001:
GTGATATGGTTGATCGGCGCTGCTTATCTGAACGCGCGTTTTCCGGAAGTACCGAGCTGGATATTCTTGCTCGGCTTCATCGGGATCACCACCTTTTTGAATATCTATGGCATCAAGCTTGCGTCCAAAGTGAACTCGTTGCTGATGGTCTTCCAAATACTGGTGATCGCGTTCTTCGTACTGCTTTCAATTCGTCACGTATTTGCGACTGGTGGCACTGATTCGCTTTTTAGCCTGGGGCCGTTCTTGGGTGAAGAGGCTGGTTTCACCGCGATTGCCGCGGGCGCAGCGGTGGCCGCATACTCTTTCCTTGGCTTTGACGCCGTCACCACACTGACCGAAGAAACCATCGATCCAAAGCGCAATATCCCCAAGGCCATTATGCTTACCGCTCTGATCGGCGGCGGTATCTACGTGCTAGTGGGTTACACAACGCAGCTGGTGCATCCTGGCAGCAACTTCGTAAATTCCGATTCAGCCGCCTTCGAAATTGCCACGACCATCGGTGCAGATCTCTTTGGCGCTATCTTTTTGGCCGGTATGGTGCTCGCTCAGTTCACGTCTGGCCTGGCCGCCCAAGCAAGCGCCTCTCGGCTGCTGTTTGCCATGGGGCGGGACGCAGTATTGCCGCCGAAGCTGTTCGGTGGGCTGCACGCGCGCTTTCATACGCCGGTATTCAACATCGTGTTAACGGGCGCCATTGGCATTATTGCTTTGTTTCTTGATGTGTTATCGGCTGCCTCGTTTATCAACTTCGGCGCCTTCATCGCCTTCACGATGGTTAACCTGTCAGTGATCTTTCTGGTGAGCAAAGACGCCGATGCAAAGCGCCAGTATGGTGTGATTCGAGGGATGTTAGTGCCGCTCATCGGTGCCCTGGTCAACCTTTGGCTGATGAGTAAGCTGGATATCAACGCCTTTATTCTTGGGCTGATCTGGCTTTCCATTGGCCTCGCCCAGCTGGCTTATCTGACTCGTTTCTTCCGTCGCGAGCCGCCGGAAGTGGCCTTTGATGACTCAGAGTCCGAGTCAGCGCCCGCTTCGGCAAAAGCAACCCTGTAAACGGAGATCTACCATGTCCAGAAATTTGCCTGTCCTTGTGGTGCAGGAAGCCTCGCGGCCGCACGGCATTGACTCCGAACTGCTGGACTTCGAGGCCGAGCTGGCGGTACATCTGAGCGACTTCGGGGCTGATTT
This window encodes:
- a CDS encoding APC family permease: MTDNNIKLERTLSLKAVVLFGLAYMTPLIVLGTFGVIASTSNGAVPTAYLITTAAMLFTAYSYGIMARTYPVAGSAYTYARRAIDSRVGFMVGWSVLLDYFFLPMVIWLIGAAYLNARFPEVPSWIFLLGFIGITTFLNIYGIKLASKVNSLLMVFQILVIAFFVLLSIRHVFATGGTDSLFSLGPFLGEEAGFTAIAAGAAVAAYSFLGFDAVTTLTEETIDPKRNIPKAIMLTALIGGGIYVLVGYTTQLVHPGSNFVNSDSAAFEIATTIGADLFGAIFLAGMVLAQFTSGLAAQASASRLLFAMGRDAVLPPKLFGGLHARFHTPVFNIVLTGAIGIIALFLDVLSAASFINFGAFIAFTMVNLSVIFLVSKDADAKRQYGVIRGMLVPLIGALVNLWLMSKLDINAFILGLIWLSIGLAQLAYLTRFFRREPPEVAFDDSESESAPASAKATL